The genomic stretch TATCGTATCTATTATACGGCAATTGTGCCGAAAAGTTGAATCGGCCCAGACGCAGACGGGCGCTTCACAGATCGTCCAGGTTCCGCTCGCTGACGTCCAACGCCTTGGCGTCCACATCCTCCACGGTTTTAAGACCCGATCCTGTCAGGATCAAAACGTCGAAACCGCGCCCCGGGCCCAACTTGTGCGCGGCGGCCAAGGTTACGGCCGAGGCCGGGTCGCAGAACAATCCTTCGCGGGCCGCCAGCTGCGTCTGGGCCCGCAGAATCTCGCGTTCGGTGACGGCGGCCATGGTCCCTTTGCCCGCCCGCAGAATCCGTAGAGCCAAATCGCCTCCGGGAGGGAAAGGGTTGGAGATGGCGTGGGCGATCGTATGCGGGCGGAGGAATCGCTTGACCGTGTCCCGACCCTGCTCGAAAGCCTGGGCCACGGGAGCGCAGCCTGCGGCCTGCACGCCGATGAATCGGGGCAGGGCTTGAATGGCGCCGATCTCCTTCAAATCGAGAAAAGCCCTGATCAGGCCGATCAGGTGACCGCCCGCGCTGACAGGGACGAAGATCCGCACCGCCCGGTGGCCGTCGAAAGCGCGTGGGCCGAGACTTTCAAAGATCTCGTACCCGGCGATCTTGTAGCCCTCGATCCGGAAGGGATCGACCGAATTCATGAAATAGATGCCCCTGGCACGGCCGATTTCGAAGCTGCGCCGGAAGAGCGTGGGGTAATCCCCGCGGACCTTGATCACGGAGGCTCCATGCACGGCGGCGGCGGTGATTTTCTCGCGCGAGGTGCCGGCCTTGACGAAGATCAGGCACTTCAGCCCGGTTTTGGCGGCATAGGCGGCAGTCGAGCCGGCCATGTTGCCGGTCGAAATCGTTCCGACGCTGCGAAAACCCAGCTCGAGGGCCATAGCCACGGCCACGACCGTGCCACGGTCTTTGAAGCTCCCGGTCGGGTTCATCATCTCGTTCTTGGCCAGGAGCCCGGGACGGCCGAGATCGTCCGCTAAGTTGTGAAGCGGCAGCAGGGGAGTACCGCCTTCGCCGAGGGAAAGGGCCGGGTCGAACCGGTGCCAGGGGAGGAATTCGGCGTAGCGTTCATAAATCGATGCAGCGGATTTTCGGATCCGCCTGCGTTTGGCCTCATAACGGACGAGCAGAGGCCAGCCGTGGATGGGACAAAAAGGATTATGGATATCGATAGGATAGGCTTTCCCGCAGGACAGGCATTCCAGGGTTTCAATCATAATAGGGGTACAGTATACATAAACCCCGATTTATTTTCGTCTAGCAGCAAAGCTAACCAAAACGATGGCAGACTAGGAATCAGCCTCGTCGATCGTCGAGAAAATCGGGGATTATGTGCGGTCCGAGGTGCGCCGTCGCCCCCAACGGTGCACCCCGAACCACGAGGATTTTCCCGGAGTCGGGAGATGAACCTATTTTTTAGGCTTCAGGTTGGCATAGAATAGCGCTGGAATGATGCCAGCCAAGATAGCAAGCGTTGCCGACGTGATCTTCATGCGGCTGGCCCTAGCCCAGGCCAAGCGGGCGGCCGGCAGGGGCGAAGTGCCGGTCGGGGCCATCGTCGTCCGGGCCGGGGTCGTCGTCGCCCTGGGGACCAATCGGCCGATCGCGACGAACGATCCTACGGCCCACGCCGAGATCGTGGCCCTCCGCTTGGCGGCCCGGCGGGCGGGCAATTATCGCCTGACCGATTGCGAGCTGTTCGTCACTGTCGAGCCCTGCGCCATGTGCCTGGGAGCGATCCTCCAGGCCCGCATCCGCCGGCTGGTCTACGGCGCCGACGATCTCAAGGCCGGGGCGGTCCGGTCGATCGTCCGCTTCCCGATCGAAAAGACCAATCATCGGTTGCTGATCCAATCCGGCGTCCTGGCGGAAGAGGCGGCCCAACTGCTGCGGGATTTTTTCCGCGCCCGCCGGGTCCGGTCGTAGTCATTGGCGGCCGGTCGCGGCTTTCCAAAGGATTGTTTTATTGCGGACTGGTTGTATTGTTCATCCCCCTCCCATCGTTTATAATAATGCAGGTTTCGTAGGGAGGTTGGGATGAAAAAATTCCGCTGTTTGTTTTTGGTTGTTGTTTTCCTATTCGGGATTTCAAGCCTCGTCCTGGTTGGGGCTAGCGTCCTTTCCGGCCCCACTGCCGGTATGGAACGCGTCATCGCCCTGCCCGAGCTTGAAACGCCCCGCCAAATCGTCGTCGAGAAAGGGAAGGCTTATATCTCCGATAAAAGGGATATCCTCGTCTACGATCTTGCGACGGGCGCTTTGGTGACGCGGATTGGCAAGATCGGCCAGGGACCGGGAGAATTCCGGTTCATGCCCGGTCGGATGGCTGCGGCCCCTGAGAAGCTGGTCGTCGCGGATTTCCCGAAGCTCCAATACTTCTCACTCGAAGGAATCTATCAGGGGCAGGTCGATCTACCGAGATTGCTCTCTCCCTACCCACTCCTTCCCGTCGGCGCGAATTTCGTCGGCTTCCCCATGGAATCCAAGAACGACGGCTCCCTTTTAGATCCGGCGGGACGCATCTTCGGTCCCGACCTCAAGCGGCTGAGGGACTTCTATGGCGATCTTCCGGCGGGACCGCCGCCCCCGCCGGCTCCCGGCAGTCCGGAGCAGACGGTAAAAAGCGACGCGCTCCTTATCCGGGACTACGGGGAGTTAATAGTCTACGAAAACAGGATCTACGTGGCCGATTCTCGCAAGGGCTTCGCCTTCTCGATCTTTGACGAGAGCGGGACTCTCATCCGCGAGATCAAGCACCCGATCGACAGAGTCAAGGTGCCCGGAAGCTTCATCGATGGAATCGTCAAGGAATGGAAGGCTTCCAAGTATTGGGAGGCGATCTATTCCCGCAAGAATCCCGTGGTGCCGGAGTTTTTCCCCGATATCATCAGCTTCAAAGTAGACGGAGGCCGGATCTACGCCGTCACATCGGCCCAGAAAGACGGGTTGTATGAAGTCGTGGTTATGGACCTTGAAGGGAAGATTCTCAAGAAAGAATTCCGATTCCCCCTGGCGCCGAATTTCGAAGCCGCCTTCCTCAACGGGTTGAAGTACGACATCGAGGGGAACAAGATCGTCTGGTTCGCCTACAACGAGGAAAAGGAAATCTACGAGCTGCATATCCGTTGAACCGGCTCGTGCTCCCATATCGGGGGATCGAAGAAGAGGCGATTTTGAGACCCCCATGCCGTGTTTTTGGCTCATGCCCGGCCTTCCTTTTTAGCCTGATTTCTGTATAATAGAGCGCGCTTCGCCGGAGTTTTCGCGCGGAGAGGTGACCGAGTGGTTGAAGGTGCCGCTCTCGAAAAGCGGTGTGCTCGTAAGGGTACCGCGGGTTCGAATCCCGCCCTCTCCGTTCCTTTCCCGAAGCGCTGACGATTCCCCCCCGGCGGCAGGGGCCCCTGGTTTTTCAGGGGATCCGTTTCCGCCGCACTAGTCCGGGGACTAAGAACCTCGGACGAGTGTCTCTCTGTAGGGGGGCAGGGGGGTAGAGACCAGTTAGGTCTCGCTGGGAGCGCTTCGGACGATCTGTCCAACGTTGTCTTCCTCTTGGAGTCCCGCCCATGTCTCCTTCCAGGCTTGTTCCTCGGACGATTCCGATTCGGTCGGCCGTGCTTCTTTTCGGATTCTCCCTGATCTTGGTTTCGTCTCTTGTTTTGCCTGCCGCCCAATCGACTTCTCCCGCCGTCCCCAAGGCTCTCAAGGGCTTCGACGCCTTGGCCGTCCGCGCCATGGCCGAGCTTAAAGTCCCGGGCCTGGCGGTCGCCGCCGTCCAAGGCGGCCGCCTGGTCTATGCCCAAGGCTTCGGCTTTCGCGACCTCGCCGGCCGGCTTCCCGTCACCCCGCATACGATTTTCGGGATCGGGTCCTGCTCCAAGGCTTTCACCGCAACGACCATGGGCATCCTGGCCGATGAAGGCAAGCTGGATTGGGATAAGCCCGTCCGGGTTTATCTTCCTGATTTCGTCTTATCCGATCCCGTCGCGTCCGAGCGCCTGACGCCGCGCGATCTGATCACGCA from Candidatus Aminicenantes bacterium encodes the following:
- the thrC gene encoding threonine synthase, with the protein product MIETLECLSCGKAYPIDIHNPFCPIHGWPLLVRYEAKRRRIRKSAASIYERYAEFLPWHRFDPALSLGEGGTPLLPLHNLADDLGRPGLLAKNEMMNPTGSFKDRGTVVAVAMALELGFRSVGTISTGNMAGSTAAYAAKTGLKCLIFVKAGTSREKITAAAVHGASVIKVRGDYPTLFRRSFEIGRARGIYFMNSVDPFRIEGYKIAGYEIFESLGPRAFDGHRAVRIFVPVSAGGHLIGLIRAFLDLKEIGAIQALPRFIGVQAAGCAPVAQAFEQGRDTVKRFLRPHTIAHAISNPFPPGGDLALRILRAGKGTMAAVTEREILRAQTQLAAREGLFCDPASAVTLAAAHKLGPGRGFDVLILTGSGLKTVEDVDAKALDVSERNLDDL
- the tadA gene encoding tRNA adenosine(34) deaminase TadA translates to MMPAKIASVADVIFMRLALAQAKRAAGRGEVPVGAIVVRAGVVVALGTNRPIATNDPTAHAEIVALRLAARRAGNYRLTDCELFVTVEPCAMCLGAILQARIRRLVYGADDLKAGAVRSIVRFPIEKTNHRLLIQSGVLAEEAAQLLRDFFRARRVRS
- a CDS encoding 6-bladed beta-propeller — encoded protein: MKKFRCLFLVVVFLFGISSLVLVGASVLSGPTAGMERVIALPELETPRQIVVEKGKAYISDKRDILVYDLATGALVTRIGKIGQGPGEFRFMPGRMAAAPEKLVVADFPKLQYFSLEGIYQGQVDLPRLLSPYPLLPVGANFVGFPMESKNDGSLLDPAGRIFGPDLKRLRDFYGDLPAGPPPPPAPGSPEQTVKSDALLIRDYGELIVYENRIYVADSRKGFAFSIFDESGTLIREIKHPIDRVKVPGSFIDGIVKEWKASKYWEAIYSRKNPVVPEFFPDIISFKVDGGRIYAVTSAQKDGLYEVVVMDLEGKILKKEFRFPLAPNFEAAFLNGLKYDIEGNKIVWFAYNEEKEIYELHIR